Below is a window of Tolypothrix bouteillei VB521301 DNA.
GAGACTTAGAAGAAAATTTATCAACGTAGGTTGGGTTGAGGCTTTGCGAAACCCAACCTATTCGTCCAATGTTGACCAACAAATTTGCCACGATGTTGACCAACAACTTCGGCACAACGTTGGGTTTCGTTCCTCAACCTAACCTACTTAATAATGACTGCCTGATTTGCGATGGTGTACTGCGGTTATTCCCTCGTTATCTAGTAGCTTACCATCTTTGACAACTGCGTAAATCAGCCAGTGATCGCCGCATTCCATACGGTTTGTGACAGTACACTCCATATATGCAAGTGCATCAGTCAAAATTGAACAACCATTTTCAGCTTCTTCTGTTGCAACATCAACAAATCGGTTTTGTCCGGGAGTAAAGGGTTTTAAGAAGTGCTTCATTAAACCCAAGTGATTGCCTTCTTTTAAAACATTGAGCACGAATTTGTTGCCAGAGTGCGTCAGTGATTCCACAGCACGGTCTTTAGCTACTGCAATGGTTAACGCCGGGGGATTAAAGCTTGCTTGAGAGACCCAAGAAGCTAACATGGCACTGGAGATATCGCCTTGCTTGGCTGTCAATACGCACAGCGAGCCTACAATTCTACCAACAGCTTGTTCTGTTGTTGTAGCAGGTACACTTTGCGCTCTGACTTTTTTGGCTTTTTTGAGTGCTTGAGCAAAGTCGGTTCCTGCTTCTTCACACATTTGTAAGGTGGTATCATCTGGTTTGAACTTGACTCGGATGGTTTCAAAACCAAAACGATAACCTGCGTCCTTCAACTTATCTTCTAGGAAATCGACTGCTTCCCCACTCCAACCAAAAGAACCAAACACCCCAGCAAGTTTGTTGTTTGTTACAGTTGAGAGAACAATCCCCAAAGCTGTTTGAACTGGTGTTGGTGCATGACCGCCTAAAGTTGGGGAACCTATGACAAAACCAGATGCTTTTTCCAAAGCCATCCGGATTTCCTCTGGTTCGGCAACTTCACAATTTATTGATTCTACCCCAACACCTGCTTTGGTGATACCGCGAGCGATCGCTTGGGCTAAAGTTGCCGTATTCCCGTAAGCAGAAGCATAAATCAATGCAACAGAAGTATCCTGAGATGTTTGCTGTTGGCTCCACTGCTGGTAAGCCTTTGTCAGCTCGAGCAAGCCATAGCGTACCAAAGGACCGTGTCCGGTTGCATACACTCTCACGGGAAACTCAGAAAGTTTTTCCAACGCTGTCTCAATCTGACGGGCATGAGGAGCCATTAAGCAATCATAGTAATAGCGTCGATCTTCTTGAAATATCTCCCAACCCTCATCAAACACTTGATCGCCACAAATATGCGCTCCAAATAGCTTATCGGTATAGAGAATTTCTGTTTGTGGATCGTAAGTACAGAGTTGATCTGGATAGCGAGGGTTAGGAGTAGGAATGAATTGTAAAAGATGCCCTTTCCCTAAATCGAGAGTATCTTCCCCTCGCATAACCAGAACTGGTAAATCTGGGTTTTCCAACGCACCTCGCAAATTGATGGCTCCTGGGTTAGAACAAACAAAGGTAATTTGAGGTGCAATTTCAAGCATCGCTTTTAAAGTTGCTGCACGGTTGGGATTCACATGACCCAGAATTACGTAATCAACAGATTGCAAATCAAACCGTTTCTGCACCGCATCCAGATAAATTTCTGTGAATGTTTCACCAGGAGGATCGATAAGGGCAGTTTTATCTCCTTTGATTAAATAGGAATTAGCTGTTGTACCCTTTGCCAGCGCATATTCAATTTCAAATCTCAGGCGAGTCCAACTGCGAGAACGGAGTACAGTGGTATCTGTAGCGATGGGCAGAACTTGAACGTCACGGGGTTTTGTGGAGGTCATAGCGATTTTAGATACGTGGATTTTAGATTGGAGATTGGGGAGAGGGGGTAGACAAGGAAGAAACTTCTATCTTGTCCCCCTTGTCCCTAATTAATAGTGATTGCCAACCTTACGATGGTGGACGGCGGTAAGGGCTTCTGCTTTGCTCACCCGTCCTGCGTAAACCGTGCTGTATACAATCCAGTGATCGCCACCATCCATTCTGCTTAACACTTCGCATTCCATATATGCCAAAGCTTCTGCGAGGATGGGTGCTCCATTTTCCGCTGCTTGGGTTTTGACTCCTTCAAAACGGTCGGCTCCTGGAGCAAATCGTTTGAGGAAGTGCTTCATCAGGCGCTGGTAGTTGTTTTCTTCTAGGACGTTAAGTACAAACTTATCCCCCACTTGCATGAGTGATTCAATTGCCCTGTCTTTAGCAACTGCTATTGTGATACCTATCGGTTTGAAACTGGCTTGGCTTACCCAAGAAGCTAACATGGCACTGGATACATCACCCTTTTTCGCAGTGATAATATAAAGCCCGCCACTGATTCTCCCTAAAGCTTTGTCGAGGTCAGCACCTAAAGATTTCATCTGCTTGATGCTGCGATCGCGTGTCACCCATTGTCCCAAGTCTGTTCCAGCCTCTTCACAAAGCTTGTAGGTGTTTTCTGCGGGCGTTTGTTTAATCCGAATGGCTGGGAAGGCGGTTGTTAAACCTAAATTCCGAAATTTACTGAGTAACGGATCGATTGGTTCGTCATCTCCACCGCCTGACTCAAAAATGCCTACCGCTTGTTTTTCATTAGCAGAACCTAAGATCGTACTGAGAGCACCTTGAAGCTGACTGACATCTGAAGCTGGGGGCATTCCAACGGCAATTCCCGCACAGCGACTCACAAGCTCTCGCAATTCTACCAAGTCACCAACAGAGCGTAGATCTACCAGTTCCACCGCAACGCCTGTTTTTGTAATCCCTAAAGCTATTGCTTGAGCCAGACGATAACTGTAACCGTAATCGGATATGTAAAAGACCCCAACTGTTGTTTCTGCTTTAGTTTGTGTTTGGCTCCAATTACGGTAGCGTCCGGTTAATTCTTCAACATTATGATATAATAAGGGACCGTGACCCGTGGCAATTAAATTAATCTTTTCCAGTTCAGCCATGCGCTTGAGAGCAGATAAGACCGAACGGGCGTTAGGAGCCATTAAGCACTCGTAGTAATATTCAAAATCAGCTTCAATCGCTTTTAGATCTTCGTCATAAGTACTGTCCGAGCAGTAGTGCAATCCAAAAGCATCGCAAGTGAAGAGAGTTTGGGTTTTGCGGTCAAATGTAAAGATGGTGTCGGGCCAGTGTAAATTGGGTGCAATCACAAATTCTAGTTCGTGTCCGTTGCCCAAATCCAAGCGATCGCCATTTTTCACAATTTGCCGTTTGAAAGGCTGATGCACCAAATTTTCGAGAAATTGAATAGCAACTTTAGAACCAACAACCGTAATATTTGGAGCTAGTTGTAAAACATCTTTAACTAAACCACTGTGGTCTGGCTCGGTATGACTGATAATTAAATAACTGATATCGGTGGGATTGACCAAACCCTTGAGGGTATCTAAAAACAGTTGGCGAAACTTTTCGTGAGAAGTATCTACCAACGCTGTTTGCTCGCCGCGTATGAGGAATGAGTTGTAGGTAGTTCCATTTTGCAGCCCGAACTCAATATCAAAGCGGTCTCTATCCCAATCCAGAGAGCGAATTGCTGTTGTGTCGGAAGCAATATCGACAACCTGCATGGTTAGCCTTTTGTTAGTTTTTTCAGTGAGTGCTACCATATATCCCCTCCTAAGAGAATGAGTATTTATTACTCTTTTTCTATTGTGACACGAGTTTTTTGTAACGTTTTATTAAAAATTCTATAATTTGGTTAAAAAAACTCTAAGGAAAGGGTCGGGGGTTAGCGAAAGATAGGAAATAGGTAATTTCCAGGCTGTGTTTTCACACAACTCGTTTAGTCTCGTAATTTTTAGATCTCCCCCAACCCCCAACCCCTCACCCCCAATTCGGTCAAAAAAACAGAATGACAGACAGTACTTTGTGGCTAGGATTGACGATCGGAAATTCCCGACTGCATTGGGCGTGGTTGAAAGGCAAATCGCGCATTTGTGCTTGGGACACAGAACATTTGCCACAAAAAGTTATACATCAACTATCTAACTGTAAAACATTAGAGGACTTCATTACCCATTTTCCCACCTCCCCCTCCTCCCCTCCCCCTCTCTCCCCCTCCTACCCTCCCCCCCTTCTCCTAGCTTCCGTGGTTCCGAGTCAAACACAACTGTGGGAATCTTACCCAAATGTTCGCGTCATCACCTTAGACCACATCCCCTTACAAGGTCTTTATCCTACATTAGGAGTCGATCGCGCCTTAGCTTTGTGGGGTGCGGGCGAGAAATGGGGTTTTCCCATGTTAGCGATCGATGCGGGAACTGCACTGACTTTTACAGGTGCAGATGCTAACAAATGTTTAGTTGGCGGTGCTATTCTTCCTGGGTTGGGTCTGCAGCTTGCAACTCTTGCTCAAAAAACCGGACAATTGCCAGTGGTTGAACTACAAAAGCATCTTCCACAAAGGTTTGCTTTAAAAACCGAAGAAGCCATACAAAGTGGAGTTGTCTACACTCTGGTTGCTGGAATCAAAGACTTTGTTGAGGCGTGGTGGCGGGATTATCCTGAAGGGAAGATTGCAATTACAGGAGGCGATCGCACTTTGTTAGTCAATTATTTGCAAGCACGATTTCCTGCGATCGCAGCACGTTTCTACGTGGAACAGAATTTGATTTTTTGGGGAATGCAAGCACTACTGACTGGAATGTATGAGTAAACGACGAGTATAGAAAGTTCTTAGAGGTTGTTTGAGAAGTAGTTATCTGTGATTTTAGGCACTCAGTGCTCCCCCTGCCCCCCTTAAACAAAGCTGCGGTGGTGTACACAAGTCTCCTAAAATGCCTTCTAGCAGTTTCGATCCCCCCTAGCCCCCCTTAAAAAGGGGGGAAAATACTCTTAATGATATGACTTGTTACTGGTCAGTGCTGACTGTTAATTTGATAAAGTCACGGATATCTCCAGCAACAACTCCTGCACAAGACTCAGGTAGATCGTTAGCACCATGGGCGATCGCCTTCAACTCTGCTTGAGGAAGGTACTGAGCACAGGCTCGACTCATGTCTAGAAATTCTTTCGAGTCTTTTCCACCTTCTAAAATTAAAACAGGAGCAAGTATTGAGGACAATTGTTCTTGCAACAACTCTGCTTTAATTTCTGGTTCCTGACGCTCGAAGAGTAATTCACAGGCTGTAGGATAATTGAGCATTGCCTGACGTAACTTCCAATCTCGTTCAATTTGATCGTCCCAGCCAAAAATTTTAGTAATTGGGCGGAGGACTCTCAAGATTTGAAATAATGTGAGTGGAAACTTAATAATACGCCGCATCAGTTGCAAACGCTTTTTTTGCCCTTCAATTGCGATACCTTCTGGTGATATCAACACCAAACCACAAACTTGTTCTGGATACTTCAAACTATAACTAGCAGCAATCCAACTTCCGAGGGAATGCCCTACCAAGTATACCCTTTCTAGCTTTAACGCTTGCAAAAATTCTGCCAGACATTCAACGTGTAAATCTATCGAATGATGGATGTTTGGACGTTCGGATTCACCGAAGCCAAATAGATCTGGTGCAAAGCAATGGAAATGTGATGAAAGCAATTCCATTAAGGAAACCCATTGGCTGCTATCGTTCCACGAACCGTGTAAGAAAACAACAGGAATTCCTGTACCAATTTCGCGCCAAAACAAAAGCCCTTGAGAGAGCTTTCTTCGGGAGTTACGGAATAGAGAATCCATATTAGCTATTTCATATAGTCATTCACACTAGTGGAAATTATGAATGATGAATGATGAATGATGAAAAAATAATTCATAATTCATAATTTATAATTCATCATTCTCAAGCCAGTGTCGTCAAACCATTTAAATAGTCTTGCAATTGGCGACTGTGATCGTGAGACATTTTTCCAGGCGGTAGGGAATCGGTTGGAAAAGCTTGGATTTCCATAACTTCCAATGTATCTTGGATCGCCATGTCTCCCCGAACATCGGCTTCCACAACAATACAAATCGAATGGATTCTGGGGTCACGGTCTGGTGCGGAGTATACACCAACCAAACGCCGAATTTTCACTAATTCCAATCCGGTTTCTTCCATCAATTCCCGTTCTACTGCACTCGGAACATCTTCGCCCCAATCCACCATACCTCCAGGCAATGCCCACAGACCATTGTCTCGTCGCCGAATTAAAACAATTCGACCATCGGGTAAGATTGGAATTATACTTGTCCCTGGAACTGGATGGCGGAAGATGATGCCAAGAACAGTTTGTCCAAATCGCCATAAACTACGTGTGGACTGAACAGCCGCATCCATAAAAGCAAAATTGTTCAATTTTCAAATTTTGTCTTGCAGTGTAGAGAACCTTACCACACAACATTTTCTCAACAAAAATGTTGAGTTGCACCTTATACAATCATAGTTGTGGTTTGGAGCCATATCTTAAAGATTATCTCAGAAAATACTGATTCGACCACTGCACCACACTGAAAATGACTGCTTTACAAATTTCATAGTTCATCCTTGAGTTGACAGAAACTCTATACTAAGTTAGTATAGATTGCTGTTTAAAATATAGAAGTCGCCAATCTAGGTGAGAAAAACAAGTAAGCTCAACAGCAGATACTGCCTACATCAACCCTAGAAGCGAATTTTTGTTGTTTATTTAATGAGGTGAACATGGCTAAGCGCCGCAATCCGAAAAAAGAAAAGGCGCTACGGAACCAGGCGTATGCCCGAAAGTTTCGTAAACGGACTACAACAGGACGGATGGGCAATAGAAGATTCCAGCAAAGACCGCCGAAGAGTGAAGAGGATGAGGGCGCAGCAGCTATTGACGCTGAGTAGAAACGCTGCTCAAAATATTTGCTCTATGTTTGCTCTCTAAGTTACGGCGGGCGTACAAATGTACGCCCATAATTATTGCTAGCAATTTGGGAATGGGGGATTAAAATAATTTCCCACTCCCTTTTTCCCTAGCGATCGCTATTGGGAGTTTGACTGCGGGCGGCTTTTAGCGCTTGTCTCACTTGTTCAAATCCCGTACCACCATAGCTGTTACGAGCAGCAACGACTTGACGCGGTGATATTGCATCGTAAATATCTGCGTCAAAAGCTGGGTGAAGTTCTTTCCACTCCTCTAAACGTAAATCTTTAAGAAGTTTACCAGCAGCAATACTGGTTTTCACAACTTTGCCTACAAGGTTATAGGCTTCCCGGAAAGGTACACCTCGGGCTGCTAAATAATCTGCTACATCAGTAGCATTGGAAAAGTCTTCTGTTACTGCTTCTGCCAAGCGCTGGGTACGGAATTCCAACCCTTCCCGAAGTAAAATTGTCATTGCCTCAAGACAGGCTGTGACTGTATTAACACTATCAAATAAAGCTTCTTTATCTTCTTGCAAGTCTTTGTTGTATGCCAGGGGTAATCCCTTCATTATGACCAACATTGCTTGTAGATGACCAAAGACTCTCCCAGTTTTACCCCGAACCAACTCTGGTACGTCGGGGTTTTTCTTTTGAGGCATAATGCTCGAACCAGTAGCACAACTATCTTTGAGGGTGACAAAGCTAAATTCCTCAGACGCCCATAAAATGACTTCTTCTGAAAGACGGCTGAGGTGAACCATAATTATACTAGCTGCGCTGAGAAATTCAATGGCAAAATCGCGATCGCTAACTCCATCAAGACTGTTAGCATAAATGCCATCAAACTTCAACAAATTAGCAGTGTACTGGCGGTCTATAGGAAAAGTCGTTCCCGCTAGAGCACCGCAACCCAACGGTGAAACATTCACTCGACGAGACACATCTTTAAGACGTTCGCGATCGCGCTGCGCCATATGAAAGTACGCCAGTAAGTGATGGGCTAGACTCAGGGGCTGAGCGCGTTGTAGGTGAGTATAACCTGGAATCAGTGTTTCAATATGTTGTTCGGCAATATCTAACAGCACATTTTGAAATTCGCACAATTGGTCGCTGATTTGCTGAATTCGATCGCGAAGATAAAGCCTAGTGTCAGTCCCCACCTGATCGTTTCGGGAACGGGCAGTGTGTAATTTTTTACCCAAATCGCCCACCATTTCCACAAGACGACGCTCAACGGCAAAATGGACATCTTCTGCTTCAATCCCAGGGTTAAAGTTACCTTGTTGATATTCCTCGTGAATCTTGTCTAGAGCTTTGACAAGTTGCTCGCCTTCGTCTCGAGAAAGAATGCCAGTATGAGCAAGCATTTGTGCATGAGCTTTAGAGCCCATCAAGTCATACTCTAAAAGCTGAATATCAAAATTAATACTGGCATTAAATCGAGCGATTGCAGGATGCAACGCCGATTCAAACCGTTGACTCCAAGTGTTTTGTGCAGCCATATGCTCTGTTGGGAATGGTTGGTTGTTAGCCGTTCGGTGTTAGTTGTATTTTTGCACCACTCACGACTAACCACTAACCACTAACAAACTAGTTTTAACCGTAACTCGTTAAATTCCGAATCATATAACCAAGAGCCAATCCAATCAAGAGTGCCCAAGCTTGACCTGTCTGCACAAAGTGTGTAAACGCTTTTTGCATCTGACCGAGAATGTTGGGGTCAGTTACAGTTTGCGCCAGTACCGTCCAGTCTAAAGACGACCACCAGACGAAATGAGATATTGAATCAGTAAATATGTCCATATAAAAGATAAAGGATAAAGAAAAAGATGAAGGATAAAATTTTATCCTCGATACTTCCCGGTGATACCGCAATAAGTAGAAATTGTCTAGTGGTAAAATAATGCTCTGTATCTGAAGTGATGGCTCCCCAACGCAGTCCTAATGAAAATTTTCACCTTCAACATGAAAATCGCTTCCACTCCTTCTTTTTAAGGCACGCCGGGAAAGACATCCACCATCTTAATTTTGATGTCCGCAGATTCCTTCACAAACTTCACCTTAAAGTCGGGAAAGATTTCAACAACTTGCCACTTGCCACAATCTTGAGGAAATACCGTCACGTTTTGAACGTGTAAGTCTGGAAAGTCCTTAACTTTTTGTACGGTAATATCCGGGAAATCCTTGACAATTTGTACTTTGCCGTAAAGCTTAATACCTTTATAAGTACAGCTTGCATCAATTTTACTTTCAGCAGTGACGGTGTCGTTAGTTGATATAAAAATTGTTAATAGAAAGCTTAAGGCAAATGCAGCCAGTACAATCCAACGTTTCATGTTGAACCTCAGAATTGGTTTGCCTACCGTCATAACCTCATGACTCGGTTGATGCCAACCGCAATTTTGCGGCTGTCCGCAGAATTTGTCCCGCCAACACTGCTGCACCAAATCCATTGTCAATATTGACAACCCCTACACCCGCAGCACAAGAGTTTAACATTGTCAATAGCGGTGCTAATCCTCCAAAACTGGCTCCATAGCCGATGCTAGTAGGGACAGCAATTACGGGACAATCTGCTAAACCTGCAACTACGCTGGGTAAAGCCCCTTCCATTCCCGCCACAACCACCAAAACTGATGCTGATTCAATAACATGACGGTTGTTTAGCAAGCGGTGAATTCCAGCAACTCCCACATCCCAAAGACGCTGCACTTGAAAACCGGACAGTTCGGCGGTGACAGCTGCTTCTTCAGCGACTGGTAAATCCGCAGTACCAGCAGAAAGAATGCCAATGATACCAGGATCTTGCGGTTCAATGCTGTCCGGAGCGATAGCACAAATTCGGGCTAATTCGTAGTAGCGCAAACCCCTAACTTTAGATTGCAATACAGCATAAAGGGCTGGATCTATACGGGTAGCCATCACCACTGGATTGCGCTGGCGCATGATATTCATAATTTGAGCAATCTGTTCGGGAGTTTTCCCCGGTCCCCAGATAACTTCAGGAAAACCCGTTCTTAAGGCGCGGTGATGGTCTATTTTGGCAAACTCGCCTACAGGTTCATAAGATAAGTTTTTGAGCGTTTCTAGAGCAGCATCTGGGGTAACGTTACCTTGAGCGACAGATTCTAAGAGCGATCGTAATGATTTATTGTTTGTCATTAGTTAATTGTTGGTTGTTAGTTGTTATACCAATTTTCTATGAAGATGCCTGCAATTAGCCTGCGAAGCGCCCTCTTTGTTTGTATAGTCCCACATTTGTAATGTGAGGAAATTTTAAGCACAATTTCATATAGAATTGGTATTAATTGTTAGTTGTTAGTTATTAGTTGTGAGTGGTTAATTATTCTACTAACCACTAAACAATAACCTCTATAGCAATTCGTATGGGAGTTACAAACACTTCTGTCTTGTCTTCCTTGTCTCCCTCATCTCCCCCCTCTCTCTCGTCTCCCTCGTTTAGCTCTCAAGTAATATTGCTATATCTATTTTTCTACCTTAAGTTCATATTTATTCCACATTGTTCCTGCTTGGGAACCAACTGCAGAGTATTTAATGTTTTGAATGCGGTTTCGCACTGCTGACAAAGACAAAGGATTGATTAGATAAATAAATGGTAAATATTCTTGGGTTAGACGTTGGGTTTGAAAGTAAATTTCTTTGCGTTTTTCTTCATCTAACTCTTGGGCTCCTTGTTTATACAATCGACCGATTTCTGCTTCCCAATCTTCTACTTTCCAACCAATGAGAGGTTCCTTTCCTGCTTGTGGTTTTTGATTGAAGGTATGCAACCCCCCGTCAGTTAACCAAACGTTAGACGCATCATTAGGTTCAAATCCTCCACTCACAAAACCCAGTAGATAGCATTCCCAATCGAGTGAATCGGACAGTTTCGCTACAAGCGTGTTGAAAGAAATTGCGTTAAAATCTACTTGAATTCCAATTTGACTCAAATCGTATTTAATTTGCGCTCCCATTGCTACGCGAGTTTTATTTTCAGCATTTGTTATTAATGAGAAACGCACCCGATTTCCTTCTGCATCTAATAACTGGTTTTTAGCGTTATATCGAAAACCCGCTTTTAATAGCAAGTCTTGAGCTTTTTTGGGATTGTAATCATAAACTTTTAAGCCTTTTTCTGGAGGAAGATAGTAAGGGCTTTGTACCTCTATCGGCGAATTTTGTACGACACCAATTCCTCGAAAAATATTATTGAGCAATGCTTCTCTGTTGATAGCACGGGCAATGGCTTGTCTAAACGCTAAAGTATTAAACCAACGAGATTTAATCGGATCGACGACAGGTTGTCCGTTTTTACGTTGACCGCGATTGAGGTTAAAGGATATAAAATTTTGAGATAATTTCGATCCCCCATTGTAGATTGTGAATTGTCCTCGTTTCTCTTCCCGCTTGAGTAAAGAAAAATTTTCTGGGGACACTTCTACTATATCTAAGCCTCCAGAACGAAATTGAAGGATTATTGAATCTGTAGATTCAATAATCTGCCAAACAATCCGGTCAACATAAGGTAGTTGGTTACCTTGAGTATCTTTACGCCAGTAATAAGGATTGCGCTCGAAGATAACTCGTTGGCTTGGTACATAGCTTTTTATTTTGTAAGGACCGCTCACAATTATTTGACTCGGGTCTGTACCCGTTCCCCAAATTGATAGAAATTGTGGATTTCCATTAACATCTAGAGTTTTTAAGGATTCAGCTAAAGCATGTTTTGGCATAATACCAATTGAGTTTGTAGAGCCGCCCGTGGTAGTATACAGAAAAGGAGCGAAAGACTCGGGAAGAGTAAATTCAACTTTGCGATCGCTCATTTTCCTTATTTTAGGAAAAATACCGCTTGAACCTATTTTCAAACTATCTTTCCAATCTGTAGGAATTTTAGGATTAAAAATTATATCTTGATAAGTAAAGAGAACATCATCTGCAGTTAGGGGCTCGCCATCTGACCATTTCAGACCCTCACGCAGGGTAAAAACTATTTGCTTTTTATCATCAGAAATTTCCCAAGATTCTGCTAAATCTGGTTCTATTTCCCCAGTCTCGCCATTAAGAGTTGTTAGCCCTAAAGTCGTAAACAAAAAGACATGAGGATAGGAATTATTAAAGGAGTAATTAAAAGTTTGAGGATCGCCAATAGTACTAGTCACCCATTGAGATACATTTCGTACTGCTGCAGTTTTTAGGTTGGTGGGATTGCAACTTGTAAAAATTAACTGACAAACCAACCCTAAAATTAATATTGGAACAACAGAAAGCCAACGGCGATGACGGGGGAAGAGAAAAAACATCATGGGAGGAAAATTTTAATCTTTTCGCATGATACAGCCTAAGGGAATGGGGAATGGAGAATAGGGAATGGGAATTGATGATTCTCCCTTGTCCCCCTTGTCTCCCTTGTCCCTCTTGTCCCCACTCCCTAACCCCTATTCCCTTCAGCGACTTTCATCTCGTAAAGATTCCAGATGTAACCTCTAGGGGAAGGAAAAGCAGCAGAGTACTTAACACCTTGAACGGTATTGCGTACAGCCACTAAAGCCAAGGAATTCCATAAGTGAACGATCGGTACATATTCTTGCGCGAGACGCTGTACCTCGTCATAAATCGCTTTGCGCTTTGTTTCATCAAACTCTCTTGCTCCTGCAATGAAGAGTGCTTCAATTTTTTTCTCCCAATCAGAGGCTTCCCAACCCTCTAGAGGGGGCTGTCCTTTTGCAGGTTTTTGATTGAAAACGTGGAAACTACCCTCTACAGTCCATACGTTATAACCATCATGTGGCTCAATGTTTCCACTCATACCTCCCAAATAAGTTTCCCAATCAAGAGTGTTGGTGATTTTGTCTCCCAAAACGCTGAAATCAACGTATTGTAGATCTACTGTCATTCCTATCTTGCTCAAATCTTGCTTGATTTTGGGAGGAACTGAGGGTCGGTTACTAGCAGGCGCTAACATTGTAAAGCGCACTCGATTTCCATCCGAATCGAGTAACTGACCTTTGTTATCGTATTTAAATCCCGCACCTAGTAAAACTTCTTTGGCTTTGTCTACATTATAGTTATAGGCTTTAAGACCTTGTTTGGCAGACAAGTAGTAGGGGCTCGGGGCAAAAAATGGCGAGTCTTGGGGTTCGCC
It encodes the following:
- a CDS encoding diflavin flavoprotein, with product MTSTKPRDVQVLPIATDTTVLRSRSWTRLRFEIEYALAKGTTANSYLIKGDKTALIDPPGETFTEIYLDAVQKRFDLQSVDYVILGHVNPNRAATLKAMLEIAPQITFVCSNPGAINLRGALENPDLPVLVMRGEDTLDLGKGHLLQFIPTPNPRYPDQLCTYDPQTEILYTDKLFGAHICGDQVFDEGWEIFQEDRRYYYDCLMAPHARQIETALEKLSEFPVRVYATGHGPLVRYGLLELTKAYQQWSQQQTSQDTSVALIYASAYGNTATLAQAIARGITKAGVGVESINCEVAEPEEIRMALEKASGFVIGSPTLGGHAPTPVQTALGIVLSTVTNNKLAGVFGSFGWSGEAVDFLEDKLKDAGYRFGFETIRVKFKPDDTTLQMCEEAGTDFAQALKKAKKVRAQSVPATTTEQAVGRIVGSLCVLTAKQGDISSAMLASWVSQASFNPPALTIAVAKDRAVESLTHSGNKFVLNVLKEGNHLGLMKHFLKPFTPGQNRFVDVATEEAENGCSILTDALAYMECTVTNRMECGDHWLIYAVVKDGKLLDNEGITAVHHRKSGSHY
- a CDS encoding diflavin flavoprotein, yielding MVALTEKTNKRLTMQVVDIASDTTAIRSLDWDRDRFDIEFGLQNGTTYNSFLIRGEQTALVDTSHEKFRQLFLDTLKGLVNPTDISYLIISHTEPDHSGLVKDVLQLAPNITVVGSKVAIQFLENLVHQPFKRQIVKNGDRLDLGNGHELEFVIAPNLHWPDTIFTFDRKTQTLFTCDAFGLHYCSDSTYDEDLKAIEADFEYYYECLMAPNARSVLSALKRMAELEKINLIATGHGPLLYHNVEELTGRYRNWSQTQTKAETTVGVFYISDYGYSYRLAQAIALGITKTGVAVELVDLRSVGDLVELRELVSRCAGIAVGMPPASDVSQLQGALSTILGSANEKQAVGIFESGGGDDEPIDPLLSKFRNLGLTTAFPAIRIKQTPAENTYKLCEEAGTDLGQWVTRDRSIKQMKSLGADLDKALGRISGGLYIITAKKGDVSSAMLASWVSQASFKPIGITIAVAKDRAIESLMQVGDKFVLNVLEENNYQRLMKHFLKRFAPGADRFEGVKTQAAENGAPILAEALAYMECEVLSRMDGGDHWIVYSTVYAGRVSKAEALTAVHHRKVGNHY
- a CDS encoding pantothenate kinase translates to MTDSTLWLGLTIGNSRLHWAWLKGKSRICAWDTEHLPQKVIHQLSNCKTLEDFITHFPTSPSSPPPLSPSYPPPLLLASVVPSQTQLWESYPNVRVITLDHIPLQGLYPTLGVDRALALWGAGEKWGFPMLAIDAGTALTFTGADANKCLVGGAILPGLGLQLATLAQKTGQLPVVELQKHLPQRFALKTEEAIQSGVVYTLVAGIKDFVEAWWRDYPEGKIAITGGDRTLLVNYLQARFPAIAARFYVEQNLIFWGMQALLTGMYE
- a CDS encoding alpha/beta fold hydrolase, producing the protein MDSLFRNSRRKLSQGLLFWREIGTGIPVVFLHGSWNDSSQWVSLMELLSSHFHCFAPDLFGFGESERPNIHHSIDLHVECLAEFLQALKLERVYLVGHSLGSWIAASYSLKYPEQVCGLVLISPEGIAIEGQKKRLQLMRRIIKFPLTLFQILRVLRPITKIFGWDDQIERDWKLRQAMLNYPTACELLFERQEPEIKAELLQEQLSSILAPVLILEGGKDSKEFLDMSRACAQYLPQAELKAIAHGANDLPESCAGVVAGDIRDFIKLTVSTDQ
- a CDS encoding NUDIX hydrolase, producing MDAAVQSTRSLWRFGQTVLGIIFRHPVPGTSIIPILPDGRIVLIRRRDNGLWALPGGMVDWGEDVPSAVERELMEETGLELVKIRRLVGVYSAPDRDPRIHSICIVVEADVRGDMAIQDTLEVMEIQAFPTDSLPPGKMSHDHSRQLQDYLNGLTTLA
- the argH gene encoding argininosuccinate lyase, producing MAAQNTWSQRFESALHPAIARFNASINFDIQLLEYDLMGSKAHAQMLAHTGILSRDEGEQLVKALDKIHEEYQQGNFNPGIEAEDVHFAVERRLVEMVGDLGKKLHTARSRNDQVGTDTRLYLRDRIQQISDQLCEFQNVLLDIAEQHIETLIPGYTHLQRAQPLSLAHHLLAYFHMAQRDRERLKDVSRRVNVSPLGCGALAGTTFPIDRQYTANLLKFDGIYANSLDGVSDRDFAIEFLSAASIIMVHLSRLSEEVILWASEEFSFVTLKDSCATGSSIMPQKKNPDVPELVRGKTGRVFGHLQAMLVIMKGLPLAYNKDLQEDKEALFDSVNTVTACLEAMTILLREGLEFRTQRLAEAVTEDFSNATDVADYLAARGVPFREAYNLVGKVVKTSIAAGKLLKDLRLEEWKELHPAFDADIYDAISPRQVVAARNSYGGTGFEQVRQALKAARSQTPNSDR
- the larB gene encoding nickel pincer cofactor biosynthesis protein LarB, giving the protein MTNNKSLRSLLESVAQGNVTPDAALETLKNLSYEPVGEFAKIDHHRALRTGFPEVIWGPGKTPEQIAQIMNIMRQRNPVVMATRIDPALYAVLQSKVRGLRYYELARICAIAPDSIEPQDPGIIGILSAGTADLPVAEEAAVTAELSGFQVQRLWDVGVAGIHRLLNNRHVIESASVLVVVAGMEGALPSVVAGLADCPVIAVPTSIGYGASFGGLAPLLTMLNSCAAGVGVVNIDNGFGAAVLAGQILRTAAKLRLASTES